In Rhododendron vialii isolate Sample 1 chromosome 9a, ASM3025357v1, the following are encoded in one genomic region:
- the LOC131301126 gene encoding pentatricopeptide repeat-containing protein At1g08070, chloroplastic-like has product MILTSFNRASCTKLEPILFAVSHFRKNYHSLPLNPFNYLLNSCSSLSDLKRIHALVLANGSHRNLLLSTKLITLACSLAPKMDYARQMFDVMPEKDVFVWNNLIRGYANLGPCQEALMLYRDMHRIGLLPDRYTFPFVFRSCAVLSALREGREAHCNVIKNGFDLDVFVQSSLVTMYSQCGETLSSELVFGEMVVRNIVSWTSMIAGYVQNGLFEKGLGLFREMIALGTQPNAVTLVSVLPACAGLEFFNLGSLVHGYAVKLGVDSDISLTNTLIALYGKCGIVDTAKCLFDQMPVRSLVSWNSMIATYEQNNAGGNAIQLFHRMEIENVEFDYITMVTVISACANLGALNTGKWVHELVRSRGLETNVSIANALIDMYAKCGNIDLARGVFNSFPRKSVVSWTSIIGACASHGHVDDALKFFSKMKEEEIMPNSFTFMAVLTACRHSGLVEEGRKHFESMRKDYSIGPGLEHCACMVDLLGRAGQLAEAYEFIHSMPSEPNSDVWGALLGACRIHGNLELAEIIADRLYRLEPQTVSFYVLMANMYAEAGRWEDVARLRKLMEERELKKKIPGHSFVEVNQTFHTIYQVQNHSIPKRKHIQLGHIHLKHSSSRTY; this is encoded by the coding sequence ATGATCCTCACCTCCTTCAACAGAGCCAGTTGTACAAAACTTGAACCCATTTTGTTTGCTGTCTCTCACTTCCGTAAAAACTACCACTCCCTTCCCTTGAATCCCTTTAACTACCTTTTGAACTCTTGTTCCTCTCTTTCGGACCTCAAGCGAATCCATGCTCTTGTTCTCGCTAATGGGTCTCACAGAAACCTTCTGTTATCGACCAAACTCATCACCTTAGCCTGCTCCTTGGCTCCAAAAATGGACTATGCACGCCAAATGTTTGATGTAATGCCTGAAAAGGATGTGTTCGTTTGGAACAACCTGATTCGAGGCTACGCCAATCTGGGTCCTTGTCAAGAGGCCTTAATGCTCTATAGAGACATGCATCGAATTGGGTTGTTACCGGACAGATATACTTTTCCTTTCGTTTTTCGGTCATGTGCAGTCCTCTCGGCCTTGAGGGAAGGGAGGGAAGCACACTGCAATGTAATTAAGAACGGGTTCGATCTGGATGTGTTTGTGCAGAGTTCTTTGGTTACAATGTACTCACAGTGTGGGGAGACTTTAAGTTCGGAGTTAGTTTTTGGGGAAATGGTTGTGAGGAACATAGTTTCTTGGACTTCAATGATTGCGGGGTATGTACAAAATGGGCTTTTCGAAAAGGGCTTGGGTCTTTTCCGAGAGATGATAGCTTTGGGAACTCAACCAAATGCAGTCACGCTTGTGAGTGTTCTTCCTGCCTGTGCCGGTTTGGAGTTTTTCAACTTGGGGAGTTTGGTTCATGGTTATGCTGTTAAACTGGGGGTGGACTCGGATATTTCACTGACCAACACTTTGATAGCTTTGTATGGCAAGTGCGGAATTGTAGATACTGCCAAATGTTTGTTTGATCAGATGCCTGTCCGTAGCCTAGTCTCATGGAATTCCATGATTGCTACCTATGAACAGAACAATGCCGGTGGGAATGCAATCCAGCTCTTCCATAGAATGGAAATCGAGAACGTTGAGTTTGATTATATCACAATGGTGACTGTCATATCAGCTTGTGCTAATTTGGGAGCACTCAATACTGGAAAATGGGTACATGAACTTGTGAGAAGCAGAGGCCTAGAAACCAATGTTTCGATCGCAAATGCTTTAATCGACATGTATGCAAAATGTGGGAACATAGACTTGGCCAGGGGTGTTTTCAACAGTTTTCCTCGTAAAAGTGTGGTATCCTGGACTTCGATTATAGGGGCTTGTGCATCTCATGGGCATGTGGACGATGCTCTTAAGTTCTTCTCaaagatgaaagaagaagaaattatgcCAAACAGCTTCACTTTCATGGCTGTTTTGACAGCTTGTAGGCATTCAGGTTTAGTAGAAGAAGGAAGGAAGCATTTTGAAAGCATGAGAAAAGATTACTCAATAGGACCTGGTTTAGAGCATTGTGCTTGTATGGTGGATCTTCTTGGTCGAGCTGGCCAATTAGCAGAGGCTTACGAATTTATTCATAGCATGCCAAGTGAGCCGAATAGTGATGTTTGGGGAGCTCTGCTTGGTGCTTGTAGAATCCATGGCAATCTTGAGCTAGCAGAGATTATTGCTGACCGACTCTACAGATTGGAACCTCAAACTGTTAGCTTTTACGTCCTTATGGCCAATATGTATGCTGAAGCTGGTAGGTGGGAAGATGTAGCAAGATTGAGAAAGTTGATGGAAGAAAGagagttgaaaaaaaagattCCCGGCCATAGTTTTGTAGAGGTAAACCAGACGTTTCATACAATTTATCAAGTTCAGAACCACAGCATTCCTAAGAGGAAGCATATTCAACTGGGTCATATTCATCTCAAACACAGCAGCTCCAGAACCTACTGA
- the LOC131301151 gene encoding uncharacterized protein LOC131301151 isoform X1, producing the protein MRVKVIAYCDFLRFINTMHPTIVVAIITGIASITVAFLHLLTALKENGDKKKNDSSPTTHWDGPEVIAQLHSLERRMDRVERKVGRLETEHVLQGWNGYEEVNQKMLK; encoded by the exons ATGCG GGTGAAAGTAATTGCATATTGTGACTTTCTGAGGTTTATCAACACTATGCATCCTACCATCGTCGTGGCAATCATCACCGGCATTGCCTCCATCACTGTAGCTTTTCTGCACCTTCTAACAG CATTAAAGGAAAATGGtgacaagaagaagaatgatTCTAGTCCGACGACACATTGGG ATGGACCAGAAGTCATCGCGCAACTTCACTCACTTGAGAGAAGGATGGACAGAGTGGAGAGAAAGGTTGGTAGACTCGAAACGGAACACGTACTTCAGGGATGGAATGGATATGAGGAGGTAAATCAAAAGATGTTGAAGTAG
- the LOC131301151 gene encoding uncharacterized protein LOC131301151 isoform X3 translates to MHPTIVVAIITGIASITVAFLHLLTALKENGDKKKNDSSPTTHWDGPEVIAQLHSLERRMDRVERKVGRLETEHVLQGWNGYEEVNQKMLK, encoded by the exons ATGCATCCTACCATCGTCGTGGCAATCATCACCGGCATTGCCTCCATCACTGTAGCTTTTCTGCACCTTCTAACAG CATTAAAGGAAAATGGtgacaagaagaagaatgatTCTAGTCCGACGACACATTGGG ATGGACCAGAAGTCATCGCGCAACTTCACTCACTTGAGAGAAGGATGGACAGAGTGGAGAGAAAGGTTGGTAGACTCGAAACGGAACACGTACTTCAGGGATGGAATGGATATGAGGAGGTAAATCAAAAGATGTTGAAGTAG